A genome region from Erigeron canadensis isolate Cc75 chromosome 3, C_canadensis_v1, whole genome shotgun sequence includes the following:
- the LOC122590700 gene encoding CASP-like protein 4A4, producing MKEGDHGVFAIPNQPMVAVSPSAAYLSPAMGVPTPSPFSFSVTSTRWSTSSRPSIHHTSLFLRAVVLVFSFGSSLALATTMSNNHPHQYNQSFQNYPEFVYNFVITTLVFVYSAYQLFKGVSDIAFRGIFISDKTSDYINFILDQLAGYLLVSCSSVTSSAIHRQLDRIPSLKNAAIVSVSMSMVALLATAACAILSGYKLSKRIMW from the exons ATGAAAGAAGGCGATCATGGTGTTTTCGCGATTCCAAATCAACCGATGGTGGCTGTTTCTCCTAGTGCAGCTTACTTGTCACCGGCCATGGGTGTTCCCACGCCATCACCATTCTCGTTTTCAGTTACTTCTACAAGATGGAGTACTTCATCTAGACCTTCCATTCATCATACAAGTCTTTTCCTTCGAGCCGTGGTGTTGGTTTTCTCGTTTGGTTCTTCTCTAGCATTAGCGACCACTATGTCTAATAACCATCCACATCAATATAACCAAAGCTTCCAAAACTACCCAGAATTCGt ATACAACTTTGTGATTACCACTTTGGTTTTTGTCTACTCTGCATATCAACTCTTCAAAGGCGTTAGTGACATTGCGTTTAGAGGCATATTTATATCGGACAAGACTTCAGACTACATCAACTTCATTCTTGATCAG TTGGCAGGATACCTTCTTGTTTCATGCTCGTCAGTGACATCGTCAGCGATCCATAGACAGTTGGACAGGATTCCATCACTAAAGAATGCGGCAATCGTTTCTGTTTCCATGTCTATGGTTGCGCTGTTAGCAACGGCAGCTTGCGCAATTCTCTCTGGGTACAAGCTGAGCAAAAGAATTATGTGGTGA
- the LOC122593440 gene encoding protein cornichon homolog 1: protein MAWEVILWVIFFTINIALIASNLYQIVCLTDLEADYLNPFESSARINTVIIPEMVVNGVLCALFLVTGHWFMFLLTLPITVYNYMLYSKRRHLIDVTEVFRSLDAEKKYRIVKLAFYLLLFVLVIIRMVLAIVNHLIDDEEESITGFGIF, encoded by the exons atggcTTGGGAAGTGATTCTTTGGGTTATTTTCTTTACAATCAATATAGCCCTCATTGCCTCTAATCTCTATCAG ATAGTATGCCTAACAGATTTGGAGGCAGACTACTTGAACCCGTTTGAATCATCGGCTCGAATTAACACCGTGATCATCCCAGAGATGGTGGTTAATGGTGTATTATGTGCTCTTTTCCTTGTGACCGGACATTGGTTTATGTTCCTGCTTACACTCCCCATCactgtatataattatatgtt ATACTCCAAACGACGACATCTTATTGATGTAACTGAAGTTTTCAGATCCCTGGATGCTGAAAAGAAGTATCGGATTGTGAAGCTTGCCTTTTATTTGCTTCTTTTTGTTCTAGTCATCATCAG GATGGTACTAGCGATTGTTAATCATTTGATAGATGACGAGGAAGAAAGCATAACTGGGTTTGGAATATTTTGA